A genome region from Denticeps clupeoides unplaced genomic scaffold, fDenClu1.1, whole genome shotgun sequence includes the following:
- the LOC114776093 gene encoding LOW QUALITY PROTEIN: serine/threonine-protein kinase ICK-like (The sequence of the model RefSeq protein was modified relative to this genomic sequence to represent the inferred CDS: inserted 2 bases in 1 codon), with translation MNRYAALRQLGDGTYGSVSLSRSLESGELVAVKKMKKKFYSWEECMNLREVKSLKKLNHANVIKLKEVIRENDHLYFVFEYMKENLYQLMKERTRLFPESAVRNIMFQILQGLTFIHKHGFFHRDLKPENLLCMGPELVKIADFGLAREIRSQPPYTDYVSTRWYRAPEVLLRSTSYNSPIDQWAVGCIMAELYTLRPLFPGSSEVDTIFKVCQVLGTPTKNDWPEGHHLAAAMNFRWPQCVPTSLRCLIPNASAEAIQLMRDLLQWDPKKRPAAGQALRFSYFYVGQALGTTKQILDQGRPQAPQAPPLRPQAPQFAPAPPPXQHQTPVRPLHPIQPTTAPVYKRHPEPAPEPTLRHLKPEEGERAAQSRFPLIRDKAAQSQESENANFSGYQPKPKAGRRRWSHATGVLKGDEWDDFEDVETTLAVVGKSSHNSEVRRHGDGALSRLGHVPNFSPAFGRSDAPSNLNSALPCLEPSRTASAKQHYLKQSRYLPGLSSKKNMATNSPGDFGGNSLWGGSGIPVGGTLPTRSTHGMNTLPSGYVPSFYRNEPVPMNQRVQLAPVVNSASNYATWRSNRGQIGTSSFTSSPTKSTSAMRPHPPTQPVHGRTDWAAKYGHR, from the exons ATGAACCGGTACGCCGCGCTCCGGCAGCTGGGCGACGGCACCTACGGCTCGGTCAGCCTCAGCCGCAGCCTGGAGTCGGGCGAGCTGGTGGCCGTGAAGAA AATGAAGAAGAAGTTTTATTCCTGGGAGGAATGCATGAATCTGCGAGAGGTTAAA TCCCTGAAGAAGCTCAACCATGCCAACGTCATCAAGCTGAAGGAAGTCATCAGAGAAAACGACCATTTGTACTTTGTGTTTGAGTACATGAAGGAGAATTTGTATCAGCTCATGAAAGAAAG AACTCGCCTGTTTCCCGAGTCTGCTGTGAGGAATATTATGTTCCAGATACTACAAGGGCTTACGTTCATTCACAAGCATG GGTTCTTTCACCGCGATCTGAAGCCTGAGAACCTCTTGTGTATGGGACCGGAGTTGGTGAAGATCGCCGACTTCGGGCTCGCTCGGGAGATACGGTCCCAGCCTCCGTACACTGACTACgtctccaccagatg GTACCGAGCTCCGGAGGTCCTGCTCAGGTCCACCAGCTACAACTCCCCCATCGACCAGTGGGCTGTGGGCTGCATTATGGCCGAGCTCTACACCCTCAGGCCGCTTTTCCCGGGTTCCAGTGAGGTGGACACCATCTTTAAAGTCTGCCAGGTCCTCGGAACGCCTACGAAG AATGACTGGCCCGAAGGCCATCATCTCGCCGCCGCCATGAATTTCCGCTGGCCCCAGTGTGTGCCTACCAGCCTGAGGTGTCTGATCCCCAACGCCAGTGCGGAGGCCATACAGCTCATGCGGGATCTGCTGCAGTGGGACCCCAAGAAGAGGCCGGCGGCCGGTCAG GCCCTCCGGTTCTCCTACTTCTATGTGGGCCAAGCGCTCGGCACCACGAAACAAATCCTGGACCAGGGCCGTCCCCAGGCCCCTCAGGCGCCGCCGCTGCGGCCGCAGGCCCCGCAGTTCGCGCCGGCGCCGCCCCC ACAGCACCAGACCCCCGTCCGGCCCCTGCACCCCATCCAGCCCACCACGGCCCCCGTGTACAAACGACACCCGGAACCGGCCCCGGAGCCGACTCTCCGCCACCTGAAGCCGGAGGAGGGCGAGAGAGCCGCGCAGAGCCGATTCCCTCTCATCCGCGATAAAGCCGCCCAGAGCCAG GAGTCCGAGAACGCCAACTTCTCAGGTTATCAACCAAAGCCTAAAGCTGGCCGCAGGCGATGGAGCCACGCCACAGGGGTCTTAAAGGGGGACGAGTGGGACGATTTTGAGGACGTTGAGACCACACTTGCCGTCGTCGGCAAGTCCAGTCACAACAGTGAAGTGAGAAGACACGGAGATGGCGCTCTGAGCCG GCTTGGACACGTGCCAAACTTCAGTCCGGCCTTCGGCAGGAGTGACGCCCCTTCCAATTTAAATAGCGCGCTGCCCTGTCTGGAGCCGTCCAGGACCGCGTCAGCAAAGCAGCATTATTTGAAGCAATCTCGATATTTACCAG GGTTAAGTTCAAAAAAGAACATGGCAACGAATTCCCCAGGCGACTTCGGTGGGAACTCTCTTTGGGGCGGCAGCGGGATTCCTGTCGGAGGGACCCTCCCCACCAGAAGCACACATG GAATGAACACTCTTCCAAGTGGATACGTGCCCTCGTTTTACAGAAACGAGCCTGTCCCCATGAACCAGAGAGTGCAGCTGGCACCTGTAGTGAACTCGGCATCAA ATTATGCAACGTGGAGGTCGAATAGAGGCCAAATAGGGACGTCGTCCTTCACCTCGTCACCCACCAAGAGTACCTCTGCGATGAGGCCACACCCACCAACACAGCCTGTACACGGCCGGACAGACTGGGCCGCCAAATACGGACACCGTTAG
- the LOC114776091 gene encoding F-box only protein 9-like — protein MAESNMNSGGVAEEGEDENPDDSHLQLELSAFRAQWMSELLPGPRYGEAKRRLLGAADQKRRQELAREEEARELFLKAVEEEQSGAVYEAIKYYRRAMQLVPDIEFKINYNRSPDPDRVGGTYLAENEGDCEIDDLLAYFQHQLTLQSSTLKICEHEVETTQVHISALPTEVLMYIFRWVVSCDLDLRALEQLSLVCRGFYICARDPEIWRLACLKVWGRNCTKLPFSSWREMFLEKPRVRFDGVYISKTSYIRQGEESLDGFYRAWHQVEYYRYLRFFPDGQVMMLTTPEDPLSTVPRLRSRSTRLESVLFGHYRFSQDTDNQTKVYVVVAKRKEEKAEYQKSRFCRRNPVPEAEHSFHVGLQLSSGGRQRFNKLVWIHHSCHITYRSTGRPSSLRSMWTKCTLLCSLHA, from the exons ATG GCCGAAAGTAATATGAACTCCGGGGGTGTGGCAGAGGAAGGAGAGGACGAGAACCCCGACGACTCCCACCTCCAA TTGGAGCTGAGCGCCTTCCGGGCGCAGTGGATGTCCGAGCTGCTGCCCGGCCCCCGGTACGGCGAGGCGAAGCGGAGGCTGCTGGGCGCCGCCGATCAGAAGAGGAGGCAGGAGCTGGCCCGGGAGGAAGAA GCCAGGGAGTTGTTCCTAAAGGCTGTCGAGGAAGAGCAGAGTGGCGCGGTGTACGAAG CCATCAAGTACTACCGGCGCGCCATGCAGCTGGTGCCCGACATCGAGTTTAAGATCAACTACAACCGCTCGCCGGATCCAGACCGAGTCGGTGGGACCTA TTTGGCGGAGAATGAGGGCGACTGCGAAATCGACGACCTCCTCGCCTACTTCCAGCACCAACTCACTCTGCAGAGTTCCACGCTGAAGATATGCGAGCATGAGGTGGAGACCACACAGGTGCACATCTCTG CGCTGCCCACAGAAGTGCTGATGTACATCTTCCGTTGGGTGGTGTCCTGCGACTTGGACCTGCGCGCGCTAGAGCAGCTTTCTCTGGTCTGCAGGGGCTTCTACATCTGTGCCAG GGATCCCGAGATTTGGCGCTTGGCCTGTCTGAAGGTGTGGGGCCGGAACTGCACCAAACTGCCATTCAGCTCCTGGAGGGAAATGTTTTTAGAGAAACCTCGTGTGCGCTTTGATG GCGTGTACATCAGCAAAACGTCCTACATCCGTCAGGGGGAGGAGTCGCTTGATGGATTCTACAGGGCGTGGCACCAGGTTGAGTACTATCG gtacCTGCGCTTTTTCCCCGATGGTCAGGTGATGATGCTGACCACGCCCGAGGACCCGCTTTCCACAGTTCCGCGCCTGCGCAGCAGGAGTACCAG GTTGGAGTCTGTTCTTTTTGGTCATTACCGCTTCTCCCAAGACACAGACAATCAAACCAAAGTTTATGTTGTTGTTGCCAAGAGAAAGGAGGAG AAGGCGGAGTATCAGAAAAGCCGGTTCTGCAGGCGGAACCCAGTACCCGAAGCCGAGCACAGCTTCCACGTGGGACTGCAGTTGTCCTCCGGGGGGCGGCAGCGCTTCAACAAGCTCGTGTGGATCCACCACTCGTGTCACATCACCTACAG GTCAACGGGAAGACCGTCGTCACTGCGTTCGATGTGGACAAAATGTACACTCCTCTGTTCTTTGCACGCGTGA